One Dictyoglomus thermophilum H-6-12 DNA window includes the following coding sequences:
- a CDS encoding ABC transporter ATP-binding protein has protein sequence MDKLLEVKDLKTYFVLDEGTVRAVDGISFEIKPGRTLGVVGESGCGKSVTALSILKLTGPRSKIQGEILLYKDGQVIDIAKLDPKGDEIRSIRGKEIAMIFQEPGASFSPVHTVGEQIMEAIMLHQKLDKKSAREAVIDLMRIAGIPRPELRIDEYPHQFSGGMLQRAMIAMALSCRPRLLIADEPTTNLDVTIQAQILELLKELQKQFGMAVMMITHNLGVIAEMAEEVIVMYLGKIVESAPVEEIFYSPMHPYTKALLESIPKIGKKVKGKRLKAIKGIVPDPYNLPTGCTFHPRCPEFIKGLCDVRIPELVEVKPGHKVSCLLYGEVKNHG, from the coding sequence ATGGATAAACTCTTAGAGGTTAAGGATTTAAAAACTTATTTCGTATTAGATGAGGGTACGGTAAGAGCTGTGGATGGGATAAGTTTTGAGATTAAGCCTGGAAGAACCCTTGGAGTAGTGGGAGAATCAGGATGTGGGAAAAGTGTAACTGCGCTTTCCATTTTAAAACTTACAGGTCCAAGAAGTAAGATTCAAGGAGAGATTTTGTTATACAAAGATGGACAAGTCATAGATATAGCAAAATTAGATCCTAAGGGAGACGAAATAAGAAGTATTAGAGGGAAAGAGATAGCTATGATATTTCAGGAGCCAGGTGCTTCTTTTTCTCCTGTACACACTGTAGGAGAACAAATAATGGAAGCTATAATGCTTCATCAAAAATTAGATAAAAAATCCGCAAGAGAAGCAGTAATTGATTTAATGAGGATTGCAGGAATACCAAGGCCTGAGCTGAGAATTGACGAGTATCCTCATCAGTTTAGTGGGGGAATGCTTCAGAGGGCTATGATTGCAATGGCGCTCTCTTGTAGACCAAGGCTCCTTATAGCAGATGAGCCGACCACAAATTTGGATGTTACTATACAAGCTCAAATCCTTGAACTTCTTAAAGAGTTACAAAAACAATTTGGCATGGCTGTTATGATGATAACTCATAACTTAGGAGTAATAGCTGAGATGGCTGAAGAGGTTATTGTAATGTATTTAGGAAAAATTGTAGAAAGCGCCCCAGTGGAAGAGATATTTTACAGTCCTATGCATCCTTATACTAAAGCATTGTTAGAATCTATTCCTAAAATTGGCAAGAAAGTTAAGGGGAAAAGGTTAAAAGCCATAAAAGGGATAGTTCCAGATCCTTATAATCTTCCTACAGGTTGTACTTTTCATCCCAGATGTCCTGAATTTATTAAAGGTCTATGTGATGTAAGGATTCCAGAGCTTGTAGAGGTGAAACCAGGACATAAAGTAAGTTGTTTGCTTTATGGAGAGGTGAAGAATCATGGATAA